The following are encoded together in the Streptomyces sp. NBC_00358 genome:
- a CDS encoding helix-turn-helix domain-containing protein, with the protein MSTDYQQAREALGLRLRELRITCPDGRLTGEQLAERLGAGWTKSKVSKLENGRQTADAEELRAWAKATGHPEAYDGLLAQLRGFESHIRSWRRQLASGHRPVQDAITAEHDRTRVLSIWENNLVPGMLQTADYARHVLTRHANLMQSPRDTEDAVRARIRRQEGLYSQGRKYRIMVWEGALYALVCPPSVLAAQLDRLASVIGLDTVEFGIVPFAASLKIYPGNGFWIYDERRVVVEDWHAELWLDDADSVATYLRVWDTLRESAVYGVDAHNVINRARRAVNPR; encoded by the coding sequence GTGAGCACCGACTATCAGCAGGCACGCGAGGCCCTGGGGCTACGACTTCGGGAACTGAGGATCACGTGCCCTGATGGTCGGCTCACCGGCGAGCAGCTCGCCGAACGCCTTGGCGCCGGGTGGACAAAGTCCAAGGTGAGCAAACTGGAGAACGGCAGGCAGACCGCCGACGCCGAGGAACTCAGGGCGTGGGCCAAGGCCACCGGACACCCGGAGGCGTACGACGGTCTGCTCGCCCAACTGCGCGGCTTCGAGTCCCACATCCGCTCGTGGCGCCGGCAGCTGGCCTCGGGCCATCGTCCCGTGCAGGACGCCATCACCGCCGAGCACGACCGCACCCGGGTGCTGAGCATCTGGGAAAACAACCTCGTGCCCGGCATGCTGCAGACGGCCGACTACGCCCGCCATGTCCTCACCAGGCACGCCAACCTTATGCAGTCGCCGCGGGACACCGAGGACGCTGTGCGCGCCCGGATCCGCCGTCAAGAGGGGCTGTACTCGCAGGGCAGGAAGTACCGGATCATGGTGTGGGAGGGGGCGCTCTATGCCCTGGTGTGCCCGCCCTCCGTACTGGCCGCGCAGCTGGATCGTCTCGCGAGCGTCATCGGGCTGGACACCGTGGAATTTGGAATCGTCCCGTTTGCCGCTTCACTGAAGATCTACCCGGGCAACGGGTTCTGGATCTACGACGAGCGCCGCGTCGTCGTCGAGGACTGGCACGCGGAGCTGTGGCTTGACGATGCGGACAGCGTCGCGACCTACCTGCGGGTCTGGGACACGCTGCGGGAGTCCGCGGTCTATGGGGTCGACGCCCACAACGTCATCAACCGGGCCCGGCGGGCTGTTAATCCGCGCTGA
- a CDS encoding RNA-guided endonuclease InsQ/TnpB family protein — protein MIRAYKFLLRPTVRQGQALAEMLRDHCSLYNAALQERRDAWRHVSRSTVRYGMQSAQLKEIRAFDPERQGRWSFSSQQATLRRLDKAMQAFFRRVKAGQTPGYPRFRGVSWFDTVDFPRDGDGCRWDPTPHDPVTRVRLQGVGQVKVHQHRPVAGRVKTVSVKREGRKWFVVLTVEQEQPRPLPATGSVVGIDLGIANFLADSGGVFVPNPRHGRRAAAKLQAAQQALSRFPRRKAKDRTANHRRAVEKVAQLHGKVRRQRLDHAHKTALHLVRTHDVIAHEDLKIRNMSRAPAPKPDPDQTGAFLPNGAAAKAGLNKSINDAGWGVFLTILHAKAESAGREVIAVDPRNTSRTCPHCGHTAKENRPTQETFHCIACGHIAHADTVAALNVLRAGLVRRNANLA, from the coding sequence ATGATCCGTGCGTACAAATTCCTGCTGCGGCCCACCGTCCGCCAAGGTCAGGCGCTCGCCGAGATGCTGCGCGACCACTGCTCCCTCTACAACGCGGCGTTGCAGGAACGCCGTGACGCCTGGCGGCACGTCTCGAGGAGCACCGTCAGGTACGGGATGCAGTCCGCGCAACTGAAGGAGATCCGGGCGTTCGACCCGGAGCGTCAGGGCCGCTGGTCGTTCTCCTCGCAGCAGGCCACCTTGCGCCGCCTGGACAAGGCGATGCAGGCGTTCTTCCGCCGCGTCAAGGCTGGACAGACGCCCGGTTACCCGCGCTTTCGCGGGGTGAGCTGGTTCGACACGGTGGACTTCCCCAGGGACGGGGACGGCTGCCGCTGGGACCCCACTCCGCATGACCCGGTCACCCGGGTCCGCCTCCAGGGCGTCGGGCAGGTGAAGGTCCACCAGCACCGCCCGGTGGCCGGCAGGGTCAAAACCGTCTCCGTCAAGCGTGAGGGCCGTAAGTGGTTCGTCGTCCTGACTGTCGAGCAGGAACAGCCAAGGCCACTGCCCGCGACCGGCAGCGTGGTCGGGATCGACCTGGGCATCGCGAACTTCCTCGCCGACTCGGGCGGCGTCTTCGTACCCAACCCGCGCCACGGCCGCCGCGCGGCCGCCAAGCTCCAAGCCGCACAGCAGGCCCTGTCCCGGTTCCCCCGCCGCAAGGCCAAAGACCGCACCGCCAACCACCGGCGCGCCGTGGAGAAAGTTGCCCAGCTCCACGGCAAGGTCCGCCGCCAACGGCTGGACCACGCGCACAAGACCGCCCTCCACCTGGTCCGCACACACGACGTCATCGCGCACGAAGACCTCAAGATCCGCAACATGAGCAGGGCCCCCGCACCGAAACCCGACCCCGACCAGACAGGCGCGTTCCTGCCCAACGGGGCAGCCGCCAAGGCCGGACTCAACAAGTCGATCAACGATGCCGGTTGGGGGGTGTTCCTGACGATCCTGCACGCCAAGGCTGAAAGCGCCGGACGAGAAGTGATCGCCGTCGACCCCCGCAACACCTCCCGCACCTGCCCCCACTGCGGGCACACCGCCAAAGAGAACCGGCCCACACAGGAAACGTTCCACTGCATCGCCTGCGGACACATTGCGCACGCCGACACAGTGGCAGCACTCAACGTTCTACGGGCCGGGCTGGTCCGTCGCAACGCCAACCTGGCATAG
- a CDS encoding UBP-type zinc finger domain-containing protein — MTEWVVQPDGGRPEGRDCPHAAAPSPAPAPRRRVCPECFVQGHEETRLRLCLTCGHIGCSDSAPGAHATAHYASSGHPLARSMDPSGEPWAWCYVDEVFLHPRDGHSTE, encoded by the coding sequence ATGACCGAGTGGGTGGTGCAACCAGACGGGGGCCGCCCGGAGGGCCGCGACTGTCCCCATGCCGCCGCTCCAAGCCCGGCACCAGCGCCCCGAAGGCGCGTTTGTCCCGAGTGCTTCGTCCAGGGACACGAGGAGACACGTCTGCGGCTCTGCCTGACCTGCGGACACATCGGGTGCAGCGACAGTGCGCCAGGCGCCCATGCCACCGCCCACTACGCATCGAGTGGCCACCCCCTCGCGCGTTCCATGGACCCAAGCGGCGAGCCATGGGCCTGGTGCTACGTTGATGAAGTATTCCTCCACCCTCGCGACGGCCACTCAACGGAGTGA
- a CDS encoding transposase family protein → MCPGCGTWSSRVHGSYLRFPADVPSAGRSVLLRLRVRRFNCQDAVWRRDSKNSAPLFGQASSTTRRILLSSRPLPSVSIHVR, encoded by the coding sequence GTGTGCCCGGGGTGCGGGACGTGGTCGAGCCGTGTTCACGGCTCCTACCTGCGGTTTCCTGCTGATGTACCCAGTGCCGGGCGAAGTGTCTTACTGCGGTTAAGAGTCCGCCGGTTCAACTGCCAGGACGCCGTATGGCGCAGGGACAGCAAGAACTCGGCGCCGTTGTTCGGGCAGGCGAGCAGCACCACCCGGCGGATCCTGCTCAGTTCGCGGCCCCTGCCCTCGGTGAGCATCCACGTCAGGTAG
- a CDS encoding IS701 family transposase, whose product MITEYAAAQWDLELDDLFLTIGHRFGRVELRRRMRDYVRGLLAPVARKNSWQLAEQAGHRTPDGLQHLLAGAKWEPDDIRDDLQEYVADKLGENDGVLIIDDTGFIKKGSTSAGVQRQYSGTAGRTENCQIGVFGAYASARGRALVDRELYLPKSWTEDRERCRTARVPDEREFATKGELARHMVLRALASPLPIAWVTADSAYGQDNRFRRLLEQSGVGYVLAVPKSQFSVGCSRIEGLFAQAPDEAWEKISCGNGAKGPRVYHWAAVRLPAVAEFDYQGEVPHRMRWALARRSISKPDEIAYYLAYAPLQVTVQELVRVAGTRWAIEECFQAAKNECGLDQYEVRRYVGWYRHITLAMLAHAFLSATAYQPWEKGAEQVRQPGPSGSQWRRFGDSWQLVVPDPRT is encoded by the coding sequence GTGATCACCGAGTATGCCGCCGCGCAGTGGGACCTCGAACTGGACGATCTCTTCCTGACTATCGGGCACCGCTTCGGCCGAGTCGAGCTTCGTCGCCGCATGCGCGACTACGTACGTGGGCTGCTCGCCCCGGTGGCCCGCAAGAACAGCTGGCAGTTGGCCGAGCAGGCTGGCCACCGCACGCCCGACGGCCTGCAGCACCTCCTCGCCGGAGCGAAGTGGGAGCCCGATGACATTCGCGACGACCTGCAGGAATACGTCGCCGACAAGCTCGGCGAGAACGACGGCGTGCTGATCATCGACGACACCGGGTTCATCAAGAAGGGCAGTACCTCCGCCGGGGTCCAGCGCCAGTACTCCGGAACCGCCGGCCGCACCGAGAACTGTCAGATCGGCGTCTTCGGCGCCTACGCCTCGGCCCGTGGCCGGGCTCTGGTCGACCGTGAGCTCTACCTCCCGAAGTCGTGGACCGAGGACCGGGAACGCTGCCGCACCGCAAGGGTCCCCGACGAGCGGGAGTTCGCCACCAAGGGCGAACTGGCCCGGCATATGGTGCTGCGGGCCCTCGCCTCACCGCTGCCCATCGCGTGGGTCACCGCGGATTCCGCCTACGGTCAGGACAACCGATTCCGTCGGCTGCTGGAACAGTCGGGTGTCGGCTACGTGCTGGCTGTGCCCAAGTCGCAGTTCAGCGTGGGCTGTTCACGGATCGAGGGTCTGTTCGCGCAGGCCCCGGACGAGGCGTGGGAGAAGATCTCATGCGGCAACGGCGCGAAGGGGCCCCGCGTCTACCACTGGGCAGCAGTACGGCTGCCGGCCGTCGCCGAGTTCGACTATCAGGGCGAGGTCCCCCATCGAATGCGATGGGCACTGGCCCGGCGCAGCATCAGCAAGCCCGACGAGATCGCCTACTACCTCGCCTACGCACCGCTTCAGGTCACCGTCCAGGAGCTGGTGCGGGTCGCCGGCACACGCTGGGCGATCGAGGAGTGCTTCCAGGCCGCGAAGAACGAATGTGGCCTGGACCAGTACGAAGTCCGCCGCTACGTGGGCTGGTATCGGCACATCACTTTGGCCATGCTGGCGCACGCCTTCCTGTCCGCCACGGCATACCAGCCCTGGGAAAAGGGGGCGGAACAGGTGAGACAACCGGGGCCGTCGGGCTCACAGTGGCGGAGGTTCGGCGACTCCTGGCAGCTTGTCGTGCCCGACCCCCGCACCTGA
- a CDS encoding DUF3761 domain-containing protein: MIASPSLNGDFTLTKFRGAVATVVMAGALLAPVATATDAAAASCARHTTGVCKANSPHPRGAMAKCKDGTYSYSAHFRGTCSHHRGVKYWYR; the protein is encoded by the coding sequence ATGATCGCGTCTCCGAGTCTGAATGGAGACTTCACGCTCACCAAATTCCGGGGCGCTGTAGCTACCGTCGTCATGGCCGGCGCTCTGCTGGCGCCGGTGGCCACGGCCACCGATGCTGCGGCCGCGTCGTGCGCCCGGCACACGACGGGCGTCTGCAAGGCGAACTCGCCCCACCCGCGCGGGGCAATGGCGAAGTGCAAGGACGGCACCTACTCCTACAGCGCCCACTTCCGGGGCACCTGCTCCCACCACCGTGGCGTGAAGTACTGGTACCGGTAG
- the tnpA gene encoding IS200/IS605 family transposase encodes MSPRWEPDPDVRRGNHVVFNLHAHLVFVTKYRREIFDGEMLTRCEEIMRDVCESFGAQLREFNGEGDHVHLLVHYPPKIALSKLVNSLKGVSSRYLRAEYTGRINRIGTGSVFWSPSYFVGSCGGAPLSIVKDYIENQKRPG; translated from the coding sequence ATGTCACCGCGGTGGGAACCGGATCCCGATGTCCGACGAGGAAATCATGTCGTTTTCAACCTCCACGCACATTTGGTGTTCGTCACGAAGTACCGGCGGGAGATCTTCGACGGCGAGATGCTGACGCGCTGCGAGGAGATCATGCGCGATGTGTGCGAGAGCTTCGGCGCGCAACTGCGGGAGTTCAACGGCGAAGGCGATCACGTCCACCTGCTCGTGCACTACCCGCCGAAGATCGCCCTGTCCAAACTCGTCAACAGCCTCAAAGGCGTCAGCTCCCGCTACCTGCGCGCGGAGTACACCGGCCGGATCAACCGGATCGGGACCGGCTCGGTGTTCTGGTCCCCGTCCTACTTCGTGGGGTCCTGCGGCGGCGCACCGCTGAGCATCGTCAAGGACTACATCGAGAACCAGAAGCGCCCGGGATGA
- a CDS encoding DUF6879 family protein: MRRLRFNGTGSGGGGCPGVHEDLDSGDVIVHGPPLTDPADLAQLQHRDEGEVAIVVPRNTLVDFGPRDETPRLINADDEFERLFETFAHTAWRLETRRRYASDEQTDEWAQFAAGQRIDWDYDDDWCRNVRVQAAQGKRFERVRLVDTPATPGQLYLRSNAARNCAVGEDIRNLSRTEAERLRLPDEDFWLFDSRLVARLIFDEDDNLTGAELITEPAAVNRYCRVRDAAWHYAVAYAEFEVDQK, translated from the coding sequence ATGCGACGGCTTCGTTTCAACGGCACAGGCTCAGGGGGAGGAGGCTGCCCCGGCGTCCACGAGGACCTCGACAGCGGGGACGTCATCGTGCACGGACCGCCGCTCACCGACCCCGCCGACCTGGCGCAGCTTCAGCACCGCGACGAAGGCGAGGTGGCCATCGTCGTACCGCGCAACACTCTCGTCGACTTCGGTCCGCGCGACGAGACCCCGCGGCTCATCAACGCCGACGACGAGTTCGAGCGCCTCTTCGAGACCTTCGCCCACACCGCATGGCGGCTGGAGACCCGACGCCGGTACGCAAGCGACGAACAGACCGACGAGTGGGCCCAGTTCGCCGCAGGCCAGCGCATCGACTGGGATTACGACGACGACTGGTGCCGCAACGTCCGAGTGCAGGCAGCGCAGGGCAAGCGGTTCGAGCGCGTGCGGCTGGTTGATACCCCCGCCACGCCAGGGCAGTTGTACCTGCGCAGCAACGCAGCACGGAACTGCGCCGTGGGCGAGGACATTCGCAACCTGTCCCGCACGGAGGCCGAGCGGCTGCGCCTGCCCGACGAAGACTTCTGGCTCTTCGACTCACGCCTAGTAGCACGGCTCATCTTCGACGAGGACGACAACCTGACGGGCGCCGAGCTCATCACCGAGCCGGCCGCGGTCAACCGCTACTGCCGGGTGCGAGACGCAGCCTGGCACTATGCCGTTGCGTACGCAGAGTTCGAGGTCGACCAGAAATGA
- a CDS encoding DNA-binding protein, translating to MTGKWVGFGKEFDVNTGAWELVFQDASTNKATLAAYDCRPDA from the coding sequence ATGACGGGCAAGTGGGTCGGTTTCGGTAAAGAGTTCGACGTCAACACCGGCGCTTGGGAGCTCGTCTTCCAGGACGCGTCGACGAACAAAGCGACGCTCGCCGCATACGACTGCCGTCCCGACGCCTGA
- a CDS encoding IS4 family transposase, which translates to MAAFGRAEQRQRLLPARLVVYFVLALALFSPAPYLEVMRHLVEGLRGLGLLGNWRVPAKSSLFRARQRLGSEPLRVLFATTAKPMATEATPGAFCRGLRLLAVDGTCWDVADSEANATAFGRPGSGRGSGRSAFPQVRMAALVEIGSHAVLDAELAGCRTGEVTLVARLPRSTGPGQLVLAEREFLGVPLWRAFTATGADLLWRVPANRVLSVIKKFHDGSWLSHIRASSGPARKEPVVVRVLAYRLKDRSGQGESDGYRLVTTLLDARRYPARQLATLYRERWEIESVFAEIKTHQRGPRVVLSSKTPDGVRQQIWAHLLVHRALRELMLRTAATRGLDPRPGLLHRNPALRPAQRDRHAGQFFPLTSWSGHW; encoded by the coding sequence GTGGCGGCATTCGGTCGTGCCGAGCAACGTCAGCGGCTGCTTCCCGCGCGGTTGGTGGTGTATTTCGTGCTGGCGTTGGCCCTCTTCTCGCCTGCCCCGTATCTGGAAGTGATGCGCCACCTCGTCGAGGGCTTGCGGGGGTTGGGGCTGCTGGGCAACTGGCGTGTTCCGGCGAAGTCCTCCCTGTTCAGGGCCCGGCAACGGCTGGGCTCCGAACCCTTGCGGGTGCTGTTCGCCACGACCGCGAAGCCGATGGCGACCGAGGCCACGCCCGGCGCGTTCTGTCGTGGCCTGCGGCTGCTGGCCGTCGACGGCACCTGCTGGGACGTCGCGGACAGCGAAGCCAACGCGACCGCGTTCGGGCGGCCGGGCAGTGGCCGCGGGTCGGGCAGGAGCGCATTTCCGCAGGTGCGGATGGCGGCGTTGGTGGAGATCGGCAGTCATGCGGTGCTGGACGCGGAACTGGCCGGCTGCCGCACCGGGGAAGTCACCCTGGTGGCTCGTCTGCCGCGTTCGACTGGCCCGGGCCAACTCGTCCTGGCCGAACGCGAGTTCCTCGGCGTCCCGTTGTGGCGGGCGTTCACCGCCACCGGCGCCGATCTGCTGTGGCGGGTGCCCGCCAACCGCGTCCTGTCCGTGATCAAAAAGTTCCACGACGGGTCCTGGCTCTCACACATCAGAGCAAGCAGCGGTCCGGCCCGCAAGGAGCCGGTCGTGGTCCGTGTCCTGGCCTACCGGCTCAAGGACCGGTCCGGTCAGGGTGAGAGCGACGGCTATCGCCTGGTCACCACCCTGCTGGACGCCCGCCGGTATCCGGCCCGGCAACTGGCCACGCTCTACCGCGAACGCTGGGAGATCGAGTCCGTCTTCGCCGAGATCAAAACCCATCAGCGCGGTCCACGCGTCGTGCTCAGCAGCAAAACACCCGACGGCGTCCGCCAGCAGATCTGGGCACACCTGCTGGTCCACCGCGCGCTGCGGGAACTCATGCTGAGAACGGCCGCCACCCGCGGCCTGGACCCCCGACCGGGTCTCCTTCACCGAAACCCTGCGCTCCGCCCGGCGCAGCGTGACCGTCACGCCGGGCAGTTTTTCCCCCTGACCTCCTGGTCAGGGCACTGGTGA
- a CDS encoding ArsR/SmtB family transcription factor, whose amino-acid sequence MDSGLIAHRSLLARTLLTSGIEGVLSSLGPRIRWREPILEVDYRTERDLHLRGRGLRIVPTYFLWGTPVALANAELPPVLSYPLNHAPVPQDPRLDEGAPLGALLGVTRARVLRCAADGLTTGELAHALGVSPSTASRHASVLQEAGLTTSRRIGPAVLHTVTPLGAALLRRDRDGAKAAQARRPHIRTRPDQPDG is encoded by the coding sequence ATGGACAGTGGCCTCATCGCGCACCGGAGCCTTCTCGCACGTACTCTGCTGACCAGCGGGATCGAGGGGGTGCTGTCGAGCCTGGGGCCACGCATTCGGTGGCGCGAACCGATACTCGAAGTGGACTACAGAACGGAACGCGACCTTCACCTACGGGGACGGGGGCTCCGGATCGTTCCGACGTACTTCCTGTGGGGCACCCCGGTCGCACTGGCGAACGCCGAGCTGCCGCCAGTTCTCTCGTATCCGTTGAACCATGCGCCCGTGCCGCAGGACCCCCGCCTCGATGAGGGAGCGCCCCTCGGGGCACTTCTTGGAGTCACACGAGCACGTGTCCTCAGGTGTGCCGCGGACGGTCTGACCACAGGAGAGCTCGCCCACGCCCTGGGGGTTTCGCCTTCCACCGCGAGCCGGCACGCCTCCGTACTCCAGGAGGCTGGACTGACAACCAGTCGACGGATCGGCCCGGCGGTCCTCCATACCGTCACTCCGCTCGGCGCAGCCCTGCTTCGTCGGGACCGCGACGGCGCGAAGGCGGCCCAAGCGCGAAGGCCGCACATCCGAACTCGCCCTGATCAGCCTGACGGATGA
- a CDS encoding TerD family protein, with product MSTGLGPFYASSSLRGSRRTTTSTRRTTQSRSVAPSAAQMERARRQAERAQQEADRDAAIAQLRELRRQMTSVHLQSFPSAHPPVIGDAPQLGLPWALAEAQTFHLQGVGWLARAERAGAKQRAELDAPAYLAAESARLSAVREQLTDEAGHWWQALLAHDEDTVCEAVNAAFSDNPAAGCALGVDGSVLSVLMRHQDFDSMPTQTPGLTSSGRPALKNLTKRDRLLWWLTAMGSNVVATLKEGFATAPGITAIDLAVLTRLPDTQRLGFVAYGRWTRQAIETTPWREPEDALRFLDIGEDVACSVTTTASGNLSSTLKPLDTARIPGLRELLDHAQDEPESGEPSLAGLDSTLSGNTPPDDRAVTADPYRIRPFAEWKHSHLAEPPPAPPLPPATVSPLVAGQTLALPEDAWQGLSIAFTFAGADADLTLFLTGNDGTVAGDEDFVFYNQPSTANGAARLLGKHAQGPHTTERAVIHLSALPDRVQRVAVAINMDVDTGLTCGSLTHAALSMECVTGTGWTFSPPADPDIRAMVIAELYRHNVNGEPVWKLRAIGQGWADGLDGLARAHGVNVE from the coding sequence ATGTCGACGGGACTCGGCCCCTTCTACGCCTCGAGTTCCCTCCGAGGCAGCCGGCGGACCACGACCAGCACCCGCCGGACCACGCAGTCCAGGTCGGTCGCCCCTTCCGCCGCGCAGATGGAGCGCGCTCGCCGGCAAGCAGAGAGGGCTCAGCAGGAGGCTGATCGGGATGCGGCCATCGCGCAGTTGCGGGAATTGAGGCGGCAGATGACCAGCGTCCATCTGCAGTCCTTTCCCAGCGCGCATCCTCCGGTGATCGGGGATGCTCCGCAGCTGGGTCTGCCCTGGGCACTGGCTGAGGCCCAGACGTTTCACTTGCAGGGTGTGGGGTGGCTGGCCCGTGCGGAGCGGGCCGGCGCCAAACAGCGAGCGGAGCTCGATGCTCCCGCGTATCTGGCGGCCGAGTCAGCACGCCTGAGTGCGGTGCGTGAACAGCTGACAGACGAAGCCGGGCACTGGTGGCAGGCGCTGCTCGCCCACGACGAGGACACCGTTTGCGAAGCGGTGAATGCCGCATTCTCGGACAACCCTGCGGCCGGTTGCGCGCTCGGAGTGGATGGTTCGGTCCTGTCCGTTCTGATGCGTCATCAGGACTTCGACTCGATGCCGACTCAGACACCCGGGCTTACCTCGAGTGGCCGCCCGGCCCTGAAGAATTTGACGAAACGCGACCGGCTCCTGTGGTGGCTGACCGCCATGGGCTCCAACGTGGTCGCCACCCTCAAGGAGGGCTTCGCCACCGCACCCGGTATCACCGCCATCGACCTGGCCGTGCTGACCCGCCTGCCCGACACCCAGCGGCTCGGATTCGTCGCCTACGGCCGCTGGACCCGCCAGGCGATCGAGACCACCCCATGGCGCGAACCCGAGGACGCGCTGCGCTTCCTGGACATCGGGGAGGACGTCGCCTGCTCGGTCACCACCACCGCCTCCGGCAACCTCTCCAGCACGCTCAAGCCGCTGGATACCGCCCGTATCCCGGGCCTGCGAGAACTCCTGGATCACGCGCAAGACGAACCGGAATCCGGTGAGCCCTCTCTCGCCGGCCTTGACAGTACTCTGAGCGGCAACACCCCACCCGACGACCGGGCCGTAACCGCCGACCCGTACCGGATCAGGCCGTTTGCCGAATGGAAGCACAGCCACCTGGCCGAGCCGCCGCCCGCTCCCCCGCTGCCGCCCGCCACGGTGTCTCCCCTCGTGGCCGGGCAGACCCTCGCTCTGCCTGAAGATGCCTGGCAGGGGCTGAGCATCGCCTTCACCTTCGCCGGCGCGGACGCGGACCTCACCCTCTTCCTCACCGGCAACGATGGCACGGTGGCCGGTGACGAGGACTTCGTCTTCTACAACCAGCCCTCCACCGCCAACGGTGCCGCACGGCTCCTGGGCAAGCACGCGCAAGGCCCGCACACCACCGAACGCGCCGTCATCCATCTGTCCGCCCTGCCCGACCGGGTGCAGCGTGTCGCCGTCGCCATCAACATGGACGTCGACACCGGCCTGACCTGCGGATCACTCACCCACGCGGCCCTGTCCATGGAATGCGTGACCGGCACCGGCTGGACCTTCAGCCCACCCGCAGACCCGGACATCCGCGCCATGGTCATCGCCGAGCTGTACCGGCACAACGTCAACGGCGAGCCCGTGTGGAAACTCCGCGCCATCGGCCAGGGCTGGGCGGACGGACTCGACGGACTCGCCCGAGCCCACGGCGTAAACGTCGAATAG
- a CDS encoding peptidoglycan-binding domain-containing protein — protein MNSKSSRLAACTIGALTATVLAVSATPASASGSYSGLAYVYGGGVFADDWDNEGIVDTTHNKQSNATCLWQKVLWADGELAASGIDGDFGSNTAAATARWQTKFQVPSDGSAGEKTWTAAGNWLRNSDYLPSGNTVAYYIGTSYTISLSRDSDGYYHFTDGDGSGRIAGYNYRTCS, from the coding sequence GTGAACTCGAAGTCATCCAGGCTTGCTGCCTGCACAATCGGTGCCCTGACCGCCACCGTCCTCGCGGTGAGTGCCACCCCGGCGTCCGCGAGCGGTAGCTACAGCGGCCTGGCCTATGTCTACGGCGGCGGAGTCTTCGCCGACGACTGGGACAACGAAGGCATTGTGGACACCACTCACAACAAGCAGTCCAACGCCACCTGCCTGTGGCAGAAGGTCCTCTGGGCCGACGGCGAACTCGCCGCTTCCGGTATCGACGGCGACTTCGGGAGCAACACGGCCGCCGCGACAGCGCGGTGGCAGACCAAGTTCCAAGTACCCAGCGACGGCTCCGCCGGCGAGAAGACGTGGACCGCGGCGGGCAATTGGCTGCGCAACTCCGACTACCTGCCGAGCGGCAACACCGTGGCCTACTACATCGGCACCAGCTACACCATCAGTCTCTCGCGCGACAGCGACGGCTACTACCACTTCACCGACGGAGACGGCAGCGGGCGCATCGCAGGCTACAACTACCGCACCTGCAGCTAA
- a CDS encoding IS5 family transposase — MVVGLGVSLTDAQWARIEPLLPDRTPQRGGRWRDHREVIDAIAFKFQTGTQWVHLPDRYDNWRGVYNRLRMWAVDGTWERVFTALIAQADADDDLAWAVSVDSTIVRAHQHAAGPAKKGAPAGKPADHAIGRSRGGLPTKIHLAADARCRPLAFVLTAGQAGDAPAFTAVMARLRVPRRRGRPRTRPDVVLADRAYSSRAIRDHLRKRGIRTVIPVPADQRGHRLRRGSRGGRPPAFDREIYKQRNTVERCINRLKQWRGIATRYEKTATVYLAGLHIAGIFLWSAR; from the coding sequence GTGGTCGTTGGTCTGGGTGTGTCGTTAACAGATGCGCAGTGGGCGCGGATCGAGCCGTTGCTCCCGGACCGGACGCCGCAGCGGGGTGGTCGCTGGCGGGATCACCGAGAGGTGATCGACGCGATCGCGTTCAAGTTCCAGACCGGAACGCAGTGGGTCCACTTGCCGGACAGGTACGACAACTGGCGGGGTGTCTACAACCGGTTGCGGATGTGGGCTGTGGATGGCACCTGGGAACGCGTGTTCACCGCGCTGATCGCCCAGGCCGATGCGGACGACGACCTGGCCTGGGCCGTGTCGGTGGACTCCACGATCGTGCGGGCTCACCAGCACGCTGCTGGGCCCGCAAAAAAAGGGGCCCCGGCCGGCAAACCCGCCGACCACGCCATCGGCAGGTCCCGCGGCGGGCTGCCCACCAAGATCCACCTCGCGGCCGATGCCCGCTGTCGGCCCCTGGCGTTCGTCCTCACCGCCGGACAGGCCGGTGATGCACCCGCCTTCACCGCCGTCATGGCCCGCCTGCGCGTTCCTCGGCGACGAGGCCGTCCGCGCACCAGACCGGACGTGGTCCTGGCGGACAGGGCCTACTCGTCCCGCGCGATCCGCGACCATCTGCGCAAGCGCGGCATCCGGACGGTGATTCCGGTCCCGGCGGACCAGCGCGGCCACCGCCTCCGACGGGGCAGTCGGGGCGGCAGACCGCCGGCCTTCGACCGCGAGATCTACAAGCAGCGCAACACCGTCGAACGGTGTATCAACCGCCTGAAGCAGTGGCGAGGCATCGCGACCCGCTACGAGAAGACCGCGACCGTCTACCTGGCCGGACTCCACATCGCAGGCATCTTCCTATGGTCCGCCCGGTGA